Proteins encoded together in one Longimicrobium sp. window:
- a CDS encoding biopolymer transporter ExbD, protein MTRIYREHRKAEGNMTSMTRKPIHLGPSTLLPLAFLSVLLLVLAMVFTPAPGGPYLPTASTGLPVGANPLTAAINEDGRFHLLESSEWMPVGDADLSERVRALVASRPGATRLYVTADRDAPYARLLVLAEAARGAGVQQLDLATECPQGKESLLDACHR, encoded by the coding sequence ATGACGCGCATATACCGCGAACACCGCAAAGCCGAGGGCAACATGACGTCGATGACCAGGAAGCCGATCCATCTTGGACCTTCCACGCTGTTGCCGCTGGCGTTCTTGAGCGTCCTTCTCCTGGTGCTCGCGATGGTCTTTACGCCGGCTCCCGGCGGCCCATACCTTCCGACTGCATCGACCGGCCTCCCCGTCGGCGCGAACCCGCTCACGGCGGCGATCAATGAAGACGGCAGGTTCCATCTGCTGGAGAGTTCGGAGTGGATGCCCGTGGGTGATGCGGATCTGTCCGAGAGAGTGCGTGCGCTTGTCGCCTCCAGGCCCGGCGCGACGCGGCTGTACGTGACGGCCGATCGCGATGCCCCATACGCCCGGTTGCTCGTGCTGGCGGAGGCCGCGCGGGGTGCCGGCGTCCAGCAGCTCGACCTCGCAACCGAATGCCCTCAAGGCAAGGAGTCTCTGCTCGACGCCTGCCATCGGTGA
- a CDS encoding RDD family protein, with the protein MMDTAASGWYYALNGERVGPRSLEEVRSLVANGVLDADSLVWTDGMREWARVGDFSILSPTWVQPASAPAPRAEAEWTPAEAPAPRASYAPRPWLRLGARLTDILVCLFVMGGVASAIPAIAARMPTDPTAIRAADQFLMTAVLGVLVVLLEGLLLHLFGTTPGKSLFAVRVTTAEGGRLSLGQSFQRAGRAWVLGMGAGLPILTILVPIASYFRLTARGRTTWDEAMDLRVEHGEMTPGRALAIAGFLLMLLLMLGSAMSGMSGMAGR; encoded by the coding sequence ATGATGGATACGGCGGCATCGGGGTGGTACTACGCGCTCAACGGCGAACGGGTCGGTCCCCGATCGCTGGAGGAGGTGCGCTCCCTGGTGGCCAACGGAGTGCTCGACGCGGACTCGCTCGTTTGGACGGACGGGATGCGCGAGTGGGCGCGCGTGGGCGACTTCTCCATCCTCTCGCCCACCTGGGTGCAGCCCGCCTCCGCCCCCGCCCCCCGCGCCGAGGCGGAGTGGACCCCCGCCGAAGCGCCCGCGCCCCGCGCCAGCTACGCGCCGCGCCCCTGGCTGCGGCTCGGCGCTCGGCTGACGGACATCCTGGTGTGCCTGTTCGTGATGGGAGGCGTGGCGAGCGCCATCCCCGCCATCGCCGCGCGCATGCCGACGGACCCGACGGCGATCAGGGCGGCCGACCAGTTCCTGATGACCGCGGTGCTGGGAGTGCTGGTGGTGCTGCTGGAGGGGCTGCTCCTGCACCTGTTCGGCACCACGCCGGGCAAGTCGCTGTTCGCCGTGCGGGTCACCACGGCGGAGGGTGGTCGGCTCTCGCTGGGGCAGTCGTTCCAGCGGGCGGGGCGGGCGTGGGTGCTCGGCATGGGCGCGGGACTCCCGATCCTGACCATCCTGGTGCCGATCGCCAGCTACTTCCGCCTCACCGCGCGCGGCCGCACCACCTGGGACGAGGCCATGGACCTGCGCGTGGAGCACGGCGAGATGACCCCGGGCCGCGCACTGGCGATCGCGGGTTTCCTCCTCATGCTGCTGCTGATGCTCGGCTCCGCGATGAGCGGGATGAGCGGGATGGCGGGGCGGTGA